A section of the Deinococcus sp. KNUC1210 genome encodes:
- a CDS encoding PRTRC system ThiF family protein yields MHLLTFNPRERLLITLIGVGGTGSLILTHLVRLDQAIRALGGQGLQVRAFDPDAVSETNLTRQNFAPADVGRNKAVVLVERCNLFAGLTWQAFARCATSKDFQRSQHVVISCVDTGQARREIGAALGTWGAHYWLDCGNDAAQGQVVLGQLHGAMRLPHILEVDPSGMQGMDNDRPSCSALEALTRQHLFINPAIALQAAQLLGELLLNAGTEVQAVYVNLQGVTRVMAKAVGEQPKPPQKAKRVVPLLPRVVQRGSRVRRSRKQLAV; encoded by the coding sequence ATGCATTTGTTGACCTTCAATCCCAGAGAGCGCCTGCTGATCACGCTGATTGGTGTCGGCGGCACCGGCAGTTTGATCCTCACGCATCTGGTTCGGCTCGATCAGGCGATTCGTGCGTTGGGCGGGCAGGGCCTGCAGGTTCGGGCGTTCGATCCAGACGCGGTGAGCGAGACGAATCTGACCCGGCAGAACTTCGCGCCTGCGGATGTCGGGCGGAACAAGGCGGTGGTGCTGGTGGAGCGCTGCAATCTGTTCGCGGGGTTGACGTGGCAGGCATTCGCACGCTGCGCGACCTCGAAGGATTTCCAGCGGTCTCAGCATGTGGTGATCAGCTGTGTGGACACCGGGCAGGCCCGGCGGGAGATTGGGGCGGCGTTGGGGACGTGGGGAGCACACTACTGGTTGGACTGCGGCAATGATGCCGCGCAGGGGCAGGTGGTATTGGGGCAGTTGCACGGGGCAATGCGGCTGCCGCACATCCTGGAGGTGGATCCGAGCGGGATGCAGGGGATGGATAATGACCGACCGAGCTGTAGCGCGCTGGAGGCACTGACGCGGCAGCATCTGTTCATCAACCCGGCGATTGCGTTGCAGGCCGCACAGTTGTTGGGGGAACTGCTGCTGAATGCCGGAACCGAGGTGCAAGCGGTGTATGTGAACCTGCAGGGGGTGACGCGGGTGATGGCGAAGGCAGTGGGTGAACAGCCGAAGCCGCCGCAGAAGGCGAAGCGGGTGGTGCCGTTGCTGCCCAGGGTCGTCCAGCGGGGGTCTCGCGTGCGCCGGTCCCGGAAACAGCTCGCCGTATGA